Genomic DNA from bacterium:
TGCGGGACTTAACCCAACATCTCACGACACGAGCTGACGACAGCCATGCAGCACCTGTAATGGCGTCCCGAAGGAGGGACCTGTCTCCAGGTCTTTCACCAATATGTCAAGCCCGGGTAAGGTTCTTCGCGTTGCTTCGAATTAAACCACATGCTCCACCGCTTGTGCGGGCCCCCGTCAATTCCTTTGAGTTTCAACCTTGCGGCCGTACTCCCCAGGCGGGGTGCTTAATGCGTTAGCTTCGGCACTGAGGGCATGGAAACCCCCAACACCTAGCACCCATCGTTTACGGCTAGGACTACCAGGGTATCTAATCCTGTTCGCTCCCCTAGCTTTCGCGCATCAGCGTCAGTATCAGTCCAGAGAGCCGCCTTCGCCACTGGTGTTCTTCCCAATATCTACGCATTCCACCGCGACACTGGGAATTCCACTCTCCTCTACTGAACTCAAGTGATGCAGTATCAAATGCAATCCAATCGGTTAAGCCGATGGTTTTCACATCTGACTTACATCACCGCCTACGCGCCCTTTACGCCCAGTAATTCCGAACAACGCTAGCTCCCTCCGTATTACCGCGGCTGCTGGCACGGAGTTAGCCGGAGCTTCCTCTGATGGTACCGTCAGTTGTCCGATTTTATAAATCGGTCAAGGTTCTTCCCATCTGACAGAGTTTTACAACCCGAAGGCCTTCATCACTCACGCGGCGTTGCTGCGTCAGGCTTTCGCCCATTGCGCAATATTCCCTACTGCTGCCTCCCGTAGGAGTCTGGGCCGTATCTCAGTCCCAATGTGGCCGGTCACCCTCTCAGGCCGGCTACCCATCGTAGCCTTGGTAGGCCGTTACCCTACCAACAAGCTAATAGGCCGCGGGCTCATCCAGAAGCGACAGCGCTTACGCGCCATCTTTACTCATGGAGGGATGCCCCTCCAGGAGCACATCCGGTATTAGCACTCCGTTAGGAATGTTATCCCAGACTTCAGGGCAGATTGCCCACGTGTTACGCACCCGTTCGCCACTTTACTCGCTTCCCGAAGGAAACTTTCTCGTTCGACTTGCATGTATGAAGCACGCCGCCAGCGTTCGTCCTGAGCCAGGATCAAACTCTCCGTTGAGATATTTGATCACTCGTTGTTGTCTTACTGTAATACACTTCCGTAAGGAAGTCACTCTCAGGCGTGGTTTTTGCACAGCTTCACTCTTCAGTTGTCAAAGAACGTGTTCGACCCGTCCGTCGAAAGCGAGACCCCGAATCTATAACCCGGGGTCCGTTTTGTCAATACTTTTTTCTAACCTCTTTCTCATCTTCTTCAGTCAGCTTTCTCGCCAACCGGCCCGTTTTCGTGGGGCGAATGTTAATATAATCAAGCTCCCCACTTCTGTCAATACTTCTTTTTGCTTTTCTCGAGCCTTTTTTCAGCCCGCCGGTTTTCTTTTCACTTGCCTTAGCCACCCCTCCAGACGCATAATGATTCAACGCGTCCTGGACGGGCATAAACTCCCGGCAGCCGGGTGAATCCGCCAAGCGGAGGGTTCACCTGAGAAACGCTGCTGTCAAAGATCAACGCTTCGTTACGACAGCGGTTCGGAACCTGTCCAGTGCACCGCCATCAAAGCATAGGGTGTTTAAACTAACAACAGGAGGCGATTCTGTCAAGGTTTTATCCGATCCTGGACTGGGATTATTTTCTGGACAGGGCTGCGCCTGTCGCGCAAAGCCTTGCCGATCAAGGCTGTAACATGATTCAAGTCCGCGCTAAAAATCTTCCCGCGAACCGTTTTTTTCATTTTGTGAAGCAAGTTCTGCGTTCTGTCGGCCCGGAATGCCAGATTATAGTCAACGACCGGCTGGATGTCGCCCTGGCCGCCGGGGCCGCCGGGGTGCACCTGGGCGGGTCGGACCTGCCCCTGACCGCGGCCCGCGCGGTGGCGGGCCGCGGTTTCATCCTGGGCGCCACCTGCCGCGACCCGGAATGCGCCCGTCAGGCCCTGCGCCAGGGGGCCGATTACCTTGGAGTGGGCGCGGTGTTCCCTACCGGCTCCAAGAGCGACACCCGGCTGATCGGCCTGGAGGGCCTGGCCGCGGTGGCGCACGCGGTGAGCCTGCCGGTCTACGCCATCGCCGGGATAACCTTGGATAACGCCGCCTCCACGGTGGCGGCCGGGGCCTACGGCTGCGCCGGGATATCGGCCCTGAGCGAGGCCGAAAACCCGGCCGCGGCCTTTCTGGCCCTGGAGCGCGCCCTGGACCGCGCCGCGGCCAACATTAACCCTTGACAGATGCGCCGAATCTTTTATTAATGACCGGACCGCCGCGCCCGCCGGGTTCGGGCGCATTCACCACAACCTGCGTCAAGGAGAGAGTTGCATGTCTATCCGACGGGTCTGGATCGAGGAGGGCTGCACCCTGTGCGGAATGTGCGAGGAGGAATGCCCCGAGGTGTTCGAGCTGGGAGATGACAGCGCCCAGGTGATCGAGGAGGCGGATTTCAGCGAGAGCGAAGACACTATTGTCAACGCCGCCGAAAGCTGCCCGGTGCAGATCATCCATTTCGAGGAAGATTGAGCCTGTGGTTGCGTGCGGCGTAGCCGTTTTCTCTCTTATTATATATGTATTGGAACGACCCTCCGGCACACCGGGTGAAAGGAGCCTGCGGTGGAAAGCAAGAGCGGCGGCACGGGCCGCAAGCCCCTGGTGATCTTCGCCCACTCGGATGGCTACGACCGCCTGCAGCAGGTGGCCTCGATGGCCCTGA
This window encodes:
- a CDS encoding ferredoxin — protein: MSIRRVWIEEGCTLCGMCEEECPEVFELGDDSAQVIEEADFSESEDTIVNAAESCPVQIIHFEED
- a CDS encoding thiamine phosphate synthase; the encoded protein is MDRAAPVAQSLADQGCNMIQVRAKNLPANRFFHFVKQVLRSVGPECQIIVNDRLDVALAAGAAGVHLGGSDLPLTAARAVAGRGFILGATCRDPECARQALRQGADYLGVGAVFPTGSKSDTRLIGLEGLAAVAHAVSLPVYAIAGITLDNAASTVAAGAYGCAGISALSEAENPAAAFLALERALDRAAANINP